A window of Diabrotica virgifera virgifera chromosome 9, PGI_DIABVI_V3a contains these coding sequences:
- the LOC126891620 gene encoding EF-hand domain-containing protein 1-like isoform X2 has protein sequence MSFTGLERLILYTFWRMILLQLLSQEQSGIDQGRLIRRGKIPKNEKGVFWHWKDLNVGKDLVFNGIVYHTVDCDKFTREYMASQGLIMQDAEEMPVDPYTFNRELTVHSNFTKSKSVDDKMRRFLEYDGKVLKFKAVWDDRENEYGDLMKYDIMYFLSDDTVVVKEIHEKNDGRDPYPLLLRKMKLPKRYTDTPSTYPAIYLELSDAEITEYYQPKDFQVGETIFVLGRDMLLYDCDNFTRNYFKKALGIEQKPALDISEPNDKKPVRQIPPHDGLGSLEDSLQNTLSFLPKAPKKDVMRQLVNANKYLRYELVMDTVHPEDSIRKFVMSYSLADGTCKILEPPIRNSGILGGKYLSATLLKKPGSDPLNLDYYSPLDFYIGAIISVFNQRFKVVGADLYVYKYMQANESKFPCEVIENLRNYMFNKGYLKEDVDDQIKEDNESKRQWDIDTNTQHPDISNLEECYQRLGVGAGTDVAKEKETRDEIRRQYEESIVHKSSVLPYGIKPLKKDCRYPVVIGDVHKGTCRDVEQAGEYTSYTPKHIDTPEEIRAKYYSNILKAQQDICDDPKPIECVDPPPRAFDKACDEEENSKPKYIMVTKPDIPEQQCKGKTVTFAEDTDDRCARDRYDLCDLKREKTHCGCTDYQKDCIHSVPPQ, from the exons ATGAGTTTTACAGGATTAGAAAGGTTAATATTATATACTTTTTGGAGGATGATACTATTACAGTTATTGAGCCAAGAACAAAG CGGAATTGATCAAGGCAGATTAATAAGAagaggaaaaattccaaaaaacgAAAAAGGTGTTTTTTGGCATTGGAAAGATTTAAATGTCGGCAAAGATTTAGTTTTCAATGGAATAGTTTACCACACCGTAGATTGTGACAAATTCACAAGG GAATATATGGCAAGCCAAGGTCTCATTATGCAAGACGCAGAAGAAATGCCTGTGGATCCCTACACTTTTAACAGAGAATTGACAGTACACAGCAATTTCACTAAAAGTAAATCTGTTGATGATAAAATGAGAAGATTTTTAGAGTATGATGGGAAGGTTTTAAA ATTTAAAGCAGTTTGGGACGATAGGGAAAATGAATATGGCGATTTGATGAAATATGATATTATGTACTTCTTATCGGACGATACCGTGGTTGTCAAAGAAATACACGAAAAAAATGATGGCCGAGATCCATATCCACTATTATTAAGAAAAATGAAGTTGCCAAAG AGATATACAGACACGCCATCTACCTATCCAGCCATCTATCTGGAACTCTCAGACGCAGAAATAACCGAGTACTACCAACCCAAAGACTTCCAAGTCGGCGAAACCATCTTCGTCCTTGGTCGTGATATGTTATTGTACGATTGTGACAATTTCACCAGGAACTACTTCAAAAAGGCGTTAGGGATCGAACAAAAACCTGCCTTAGATATAAGCGAACCAAACGATAAGAAGCCGGTAAGGCAGATCCCTCCGCACGACGGGCTGGGATCTTTGGAAGATTCTTTACAAAATACTCTTTCTTTTCTGCCCAAAGCGCCGAAGAAGGATGTCATGAGGCAACTGGTAAATGCTAACAAATATTTGAG GTATGAATTGGTAATGGACACGGTACACCCTGAGGATTCGATTCGTAAGTTTGTAATGTCCTATTCTTTGGCGGATGGTACTTGTAAAATTTTAGAACCACCGATTAGAAATTCTGGCATTCTGGGTGGAAAATATCTCTCAGCGACGTTGTTGAAAAAACCAG GTTCCGATCCGCTCAATCTAGACTACTACTCTCCCCTTGATTTCTACATCGGAGCAATAATCTCAGTTTTTAACCAACGATTTAAGGTTGTGGGAGCAGACCTCTACGTTTACAAGTATATGCAAGCAAATGAAAGCAAGTTCCCTTGCGAAGTCATAGAGAATCTAAGGAACTATATGTTCAATAAAGGATATCTAAAGGAAGACGTGGATGATCAAATAAAAGAGGACAACGAATCCAAGCGTCAATGGGATATCGATACAa ATACTCAACATCCAGATATATCAAATTTGGAGGAATGCTACCAAAGGTTAGGCGTCGGCGCTGGTACTGATGTAGCTAAGGAAAAAGAAACCAGGGACGAAATTCGTCGTCAGTACGAAGAATCCATAGTTCACAAATCTTCAGTGTTGCCTTACGGCATCAAACCACTGAAGAAAGACTGCCGTTACCCTGTGGTTATTGGTGATGTCCATAAAGGCACTTGCAGAGATGTTGAACAAGCTG gaGAATATACTTCTTATACACCAAAACATATCGACACACCAGAAGAAATCAGGGCGAAATACTACTCAAACATATTAAAAGCGCAACAAGACATTTGCGATGACCCGAAACCTATAGAATGCGTTGATCCACCACCCAGAGCCTTCGATAAAGCTTGCGACGAAGAAGAGAACTCTAAACCGAAGTATATCATGGTAACTAAACCTGATATTCCAGAACAACAATGTAAAGGTAAGACAGTGACGTTTGCAGAAGATACGGATGACAGATGTGCTAGAGACAGGTACGATTTGTGCGATTTGAAGAGAGAAAAGACTCATTGTGGTTGCACTGATTACCAAAAGGATTGTATTCACTCGGTGCCACCACAATAG
- the LOC126891624 gene encoding RNA-binding protein 25-like codes for MNNNGDTDKLDWMYKGASSHIDQEEYLLGKSVDKSFEQINKEEKEKKLGVVPPKNHVEHECIPPSIRDYNKIVHEDQVDLSAKLQEDPLMAIKKQEEEARRQFLQNPIQLKKLQDALKVQEDKKKKKKKKKRKDSDSEDDLDQQIAEKLKHLKGNFKDLPKKKKKSKTEHLDTILMHKFNQLKDKLSQEDMDDILAGKSSSSDEETPKKKAKHKSTNSEEDSDDQEKTSKGKTYRNKQDDVKDKQNRYKRNSRSTSRTRSNKIHEKYKGHRKSTSRDRSKDRGRNRKNSSSDSEHERRNKTSKYEKQRDNRYNGSRDRSRERTKRRKSSSSEDRYERSRKTQKYEKPNSRHQLSSRNRSKERERRRRDSSSDSEDGRSSKTNKNNKQRDHGKDSSRDRSKGKEKSGRNSTSESEDERNGKTYKNNKQGDHRDSRDRSRGKEKSRRNSTSESEDERNSKKYRYEKEKSRRSVSREESSEKKRNNGRSNKKHDEKHERNRSTESNSDSSSKEASADNDLDKMILKKLQMLRESAVGNKEDLEDGQQTYSHYDSDNDEYVYKKKSFGLVRSDGTKIPLKNPPTDNKKVPPKKIDAPKLPDTKNKPNKRLTDKEKEELRRQMMVDAVHRDKERSDHLKKHRQDNQKEESKIETFDKNFVHRELYKGQSDLKDVESRLKTKLNNIQRSSQHMNSNFSKRS; via the exons GGCGCAAGTAGCCACATTGACCAGGAAGAATATTTACTGGGAAAATCAGTGGACAAATCTTTTGAACAAAttaacaaagaagaaaaagaaaagaagcTTGGTGTAGTGCCTCCTAAAAATCATGTTGAACATGAGTGCATCCCTCCCTCTATAAGGGATTACAACAAAATTGTCCATGAAGATCAG GTTGATTTATCTGCCAAGCTTCAAGAAGATCCTCTCATGGCAATTAAAAAACAGGAAGAAGAAGCTAGACGTCAGTTCCTCCAGAACCCTATCCAATTGAAGAAGCTGCAAGATGCCCTAAAAGTGCAAGAagacaagaaaaagaagaagaaaaagaaaaagaggaaagATTCTGATTCAGAAGATGATTTAGACCAACAAATAGCTGAAAAGTTGAAACATCTTAAAGGTAACTTCAAAGATctgccaaaaaagaagaaaaaatccAAGACTGAACACCTTGATACCATCTTGATGCACAAATTTAATCAACTAAAGGATAAATTGTCCCAAGAGGACATGGATGATATTTTGGCTGGAAAAAGTAGTAGTAGTGATGAAGAAACACCTAAAAAGAAAGCTAAGCACAAGTCTACCAATAGTGAGGAAGACAGTGATGATCAGGAGAAAACATCAAAAGGAAAAACATATCGTAATAAGCAGGATGATGTGAAAGATAAACAAAACAGATATAAAAGGAACTCTAGGAGTACAAGTAGAACTAGAAgtaacaaaatacatgaaaaatatAAAGGCCATCGAAAATCTACATCTAGAGACAGGAGCAAAGATAGAGGTAGAAATAGAAAAAATTCTAGCAGTGATAGTGAACATGAACGAAGAAATAAAACatctaaatatgaaaaacaaaGAGATAATAGATACAACGGATCCAGGGATAGAAGtagagagaggacaaaaagaagaaaaagctCTAGTAGTGAAGATCGGTATGAAAGAAGTAGAAAAACACAAAAGTATGAGAAACCAAATAGTAGACATCAATTGTCTTCAAGAAATAGAAGTAAAGAACGAGAGAGAAGAAGGAGAGACTCCAGTAGTGATAGTGAAGATGGCAGAagcagtaaaacaaacaaaaacaaCAAACAAAGGGATCATGGGAAGGATTCTTCGAGAGATAGAAGCAAAGGCAAAGAAAAAAGTGGACGAAACTCAACAAGTGAAAGTGAAGATGAGAGGAATGGCAAAACATATAAAAACAACAAACAAGGGGATCACAGAGATTCAAGAGATAGAAGCAGAGGCAAAGAAAAAAGTAGACGAAATTCAACAAGTGAAAGTGAAGATGAAAGGAATAGCAAAAAATATAGATATGAGAAAGAGAAAAGTAGGAGATCTGTATCTAGAGAAGAAAGCAGTGAAAAGAAGAGAAATAATGGAAGAAGCAACAAAAAACATGATGAAAAACATGAAAGAAATAGGAGTACTGAAAGCAACAGTGACTCATCATCAAAGGAAGCATCAGCAGATAATGATTTAGATAAAATGATACTGAAGAAGCTACAAATGCTGAGGGAATCTGCAGTTGGTAATAAGGAAGATTTAGAAGACGGCCAACAAACATATTCACATTACGATAGCGATAATGATGAATATGTCTACAAAAAGAAATCGTTTGGACTAGTAAGGTCAGATGGCACGAAAATACCTTTAAAGAACCCTCCAACTGACAATAAAAAAGTACCTCCGAAAAAAATTGATGCTCCAAAACTGCCAGACACCAAGAACAAACCAAATAAAAGGTTAACTGACAAAGAAAAGGAGGAATTGAGAAGACAAATGATGGTGGATGCTGTACACAGGGATAAAGAAAGAAGCGACCATTTGAAAAAGCACAGGCAAGACAATCAGAAAGAGGAAAGTAAAATTGAGACGTTTGATAAAAATTTCGTTCATAGAGAATTATATAAAGGACAAAGTGATCTTAAAGATGTGGAATCTAGGCTTAAAACAAAGTTGAATAATATACAACGGTCTTCCCAACATAtgaactccaatttttctaaaagaAGTTAG
- the LOC126891620 gene encoding EF-hand domain-containing protein 1-like isoform X1, whose product MAGIPKLPGYTFTDPTHTKFHICQTFDVINGYKLPKNKFCGPGGRELQSNSVKCFTKQDVAMFDPSLMYGRTKTEQLPQFIPHYVLYSQKCLTFKAFFKQGVVESPNEFYRIRKVNIIYFLEDDTITVIEPRTKNSGIDQGRLIRRGKIPKNEKGVFWHWKDLNVGKDLVFNGIVYHTVDCDKFTREYMASQGLIMQDAEEMPVDPYTFNRELTVHSNFTKSKSVDDKMRRFLEYDGKVLKFKAVWDDRENEYGDLMKYDIMYFLSDDTVVVKEIHEKNDGRDPYPLLLRKMKLPKRYTDTPSTYPAIYLELSDAEITEYYQPKDFQVGETIFVLGRDMLLYDCDNFTRNYFKKALGIEQKPALDISEPNDKKPVRQIPPHDGLGSLEDSLQNTLSFLPKAPKKDVMRQLVNANKYLRYELVMDTVHPEDSIRKFVMSYSLADGTCKILEPPIRNSGILGGKYLSATLLKKPGSDPLNLDYYSPLDFYIGAIISVFNQRFKVVGADLYVYKYMQANESKFPCEVIENLRNYMFNKGYLKEDVDDQIKEDNESKRQWDIDTNTQHPDISNLEECYQRLGVGAGTDVAKEKETRDEIRRQYEESIVHKSSVLPYGIKPLKKDCRYPVVIGDVHKGTCRDVEQAGEYTSYTPKHIDTPEEIRAKYYSNILKAQQDICDDPKPIECVDPPPRAFDKACDEEENSKPKYIMVTKPDIPEQQCKGKTVTFAEDTDDRCARDRYDLCDLKREKTHCGCTDYQKDCIHSVPPQ is encoded by the exons atggCTGGTATTCCAAAACTTCCTGGATATACTTTTACTGATCCCACA CATACAAAATTCCACATATGTCAGACATTTGATGTAATAAACGGCTACAAGTTACCCAAAAACAAATTTTGTGGTCCTGGCGGGAGAGAGCTGCAATCGAATTCAGTTAAATGTTTCACCAAACAGGATGTCGCCATGTTCGATCCTTCTTTAATGTACGGCAGGACAAAGACCGAGCAGTTGCCTCAGTTTATTCCACACTACGTCCTTTATTCTCAGAAGTGCCTCACTTTTAAGGCTTTCTTCAAGCAGGGTGTAGTGGAATCTCCGAATGAGTTTTACAGGATTAGAAAGGTTAATATTATATACTTTTTGGAGGATGATACTATTACAGTTATTGAGCCAAGAACAAAG aatagCGGAATTGATCAAGGCAGATTAATAAGAagaggaaaaattccaaaaaacgAAAAAGGTGTTTTTTGGCATTGGAAAGATTTAAATGTCGGCAAAGATTTAGTTTTCAATGGAATAGTTTACCACACCGTAGATTGTGACAAATTCACAAGG GAATATATGGCAAGCCAAGGTCTCATTATGCAAGACGCAGAAGAAATGCCTGTGGATCCCTACACTTTTAACAGAGAATTGACAGTACACAGCAATTTCACTAAAAGTAAATCTGTTGATGATAAAATGAGAAGATTTTTAGAGTATGATGGGAAGGTTTTAAA ATTTAAAGCAGTTTGGGACGATAGGGAAAATGAATATGGCGATTTGATGAAATATGATATTATGTACTTCTTATCGGACGATACCGTGGTTGTCAAAGAAATACACGAAAAAAATGATGGCCGAGATCCATATCCACTATTATTAAGAAAAATGAAGTTGCCAAAG AGATATACAGACACGCCATCTACCTATCCAGCCATCTATCTGGAACTCTCAGACGCAGAAATAACCGAGTACTACCAACCCAAAGACTTCCAAGTCGGCGAAACCATCTTCGTCCTTGGTCGTGATATGTTATTGTACGATTGTGACAATTTCACCAGGAACTACTTCAAAAAGGCGTTAGGGATCGAACAAAAACCTGCCTTAGATATAAGCGAACCAAACGATAAGAAGCCGGTAAGGCAGATCCCTCCGCACGACGGGCTGGGATCTTTGGAAGATTCTTTACAAAATACTCTTTCTTTTCTGCCCAAAGCGCCGAAGAAGGATGTCATGAGGCAACTGGTAAATGCTAACAAATATTTGAG GTATGAATTGGTAATGGACACGGTACACCCTGAGGATTCGATTCGTAAGTTTGTAATGTCCTATTCTTTGGCGGATGGTACTTGTAAAATTTTAGAACCACCGATTAGAAATTCTGGCATTCTGGGTGGAAAATATCTCTCAGCGACGTTGTTGAAAAAACCAG GTTCCGATCCGCTCAATCTAGACTACTACTCTCCCCTTGATTTCTACATCGGAGCAATAATCTCAGTTTTTAACCAACGATTTAAGGTTGTGGGAGCAGACCTCTACGTTTACAAGTATATGCAAGCAAATGAAAGCAAGTTCCCTTGCGAAGTCATAGAGAATCTAAGGAACTATATGTTCAATAAAGGATATCTAAAGGAAGACGTGGATGATCAAATAAAAGAGGACAACGAATCCAAGCGTCAATGGGATATCGATACAa ATACTCAACATCCAGATATATCAAATTTGGAGGAATGCTACCAAAGGTTAGGCGTCGGCGCTGGTACTGATGTAGCTAAGGAAAAAGAAACCAGGGACGAAATTCGTCGTCAGTACGAAGAATCCATAGTTCACAAATCTTCAGTGTTGCCTTACGGCATCAAACCACTGAAGAAAGACTGCCGTTACCCTGTGGTTATTGGTGATGTCCATAAAGGCACTTGCAGAGATGTTGAACAAGCTG gaGAATATACTTCTTATACACCAAAACATATCGACACACCAGAAGAAATCAGGGCGAAATACTACTCAAACATATTAAAAGCGCAACAAGACATTTGCGATGACCCGAAACCTATAGAATGCGTTGATCCACCACCCAGAGCCTTCGATAAAGCTTGCGACGAAGAAGAGAACTCTAAACCGAAGTATATCATGGTAACTAAACCTGATATTCCAGAACAACAATGTAAAGGTAAGACAGTGACGTTTGCAGAAGATACGGATGACAGATGTGCTAGAGACAGGTACGATTTGTGCGATTTGAAGAGAGAAAAGACTCATTGTGGTTGCACTGATTACCAAAAGGATTGTATTCACTCGGTGCCACCACAATAG